From Mucilaginibacter gotjawali:
GCCATTACCCACCACCTTTGCCGTCACCCATTTTTTTAATATATTTATTCCATAAAAATGTTTGCGCAAACAGCCGGCAAGCCCGGCTATTGCCTGCCAATTCCGGATAAACCAAAAAACTAAAAAATAAACAATGATGACGAAGGTTATTAAAGCAGCGCTGCTGTTCACATTGCTTTTGATGGCCTGCAAAAAAAAGGATGCTGTTACACCGCCCCCTGCCAATACCAGCACGCCGAATGCACAGCATGCCTCCGTACTTACCCAGCATAACAATAATACCCGGGCAGGCTTAAATAACCAGGAAACTGCCCTCAATACCGGCAATGTTAACACCACCAAATTCGGCAGGCTGTTTAACCTTAATGTAGACGACGACGTTTATACCCAGCCCCTGGTTTATGGCAATTTAAGCATCGGCGGCAGCCTGCATAACGTGGTTTTTATCGCCACGGTAAATAATACCGTGTATGCCTTTGATGCCGACAATGGCAAATTATACTGGAAAACCAATTACACCCAGGCTGGCATGAACCCGCCGAATATTACCCAAATGAATTCGGCCTGGTGCAACCCTTATTATGGTTTCGGTTTTCATATTGGCATTACCGGTACGCCGGTGATCGACTCAACAGCCAAAACCATTTATTTTGTTGCCAAAAGCTTCTCGGGCAAAAATTTTTACCAATACCTGCACGCTGTCGACCTTACCAACGGCAGCGAAAAACCCGGCAGCCCGGTTCTCATTACCGGCAGCGTGCCCGGCAAAGGGGATGGCAGCGTTAACAATACCGTTAGTTTCGATCCCCTGCGCGCCAACCAGCGCCAGGCCTTAACGCTGGTAAATGGCACCGTTTACGTTACCTACGCTTCGCACTGCGACTGGAACCCCTACCATGGCTGGATCTTTGGGTATAACGCCCAATCGCTGCAGCTTAAAACAATTTACAACAACACCCCCGATGGCGAAGCCGGCGGCCTGTGGGAAAGCGGGCAGGGGCCTGCCGCAGATGACCAGGGCAACCTTTACGAAGTATCCGGAAACGGAACGGTTGGCAACGATGCCTATACCGCCTCCATTAACGGCACCGACCCCGGCACCAGCAATACCAACCCCGCCGACCTTAAAAACCGCGGCGAAAGCGCAACCAAACTGAGCCCGGCTGGCACGGGTATGCAGGTGAGCAGCTTTTTTACCCCGTCAAGCTATTTCGACATGGATTTAAACGACCTGGATTATGGCGTTATGGGCGCCATGCTGATCCCCAACAGCAATTACTTTTTAACCGGCGCTAAAGACGGCAATTTATACCTGCTGAATAAAGATAATATGGGTGGCTATTCAAGCACCCTTAATGCCGTACAGCAAACCATCCCGCTTAATGTGGCCCTGCATTGCCAGCCGGCTTATTACAAGGGCCCAACGGGCGAATTTGTCTATGTATGGGCAGAAAACGACCGTTTGCGCGCTATGCCTTTTAATGCGGCCACAGGTACTTTTTCAAACAACCATATGGTGGCTACCATTGCCGGGCCCACCGGAGAGATGGGCGCTTTTCTCTCAGTTTCCTCCAACGGGCAAACCACAGGCACCGGTGTTGTTTGGGCCTATTATACCGCGCCTGAGGACAACTACCAGGGGCACCTGGCCGCATTTGATGCCGCCGACGTTAGCAAAGAACTTTGGGACAGCAGCCGCAACCCTGCCGACATACCCGGCACTTTCGCCAAGTTCTCTACCCTCACTATCGTTAACGGGCATTTGTACGTGCCTACCCTGTCAAAAATGGTGGTGGTGTACGGGTTGAAATGAAAGCACGTTATTCCAACGCTGATTGCTGAGTCCGATTGACACAAAGATTTCATCTATTTAATTTTTTTATCAAATCAATAAAATCTATTACGATAAAATCATTGTCAGCAAATAAAATCTCTTACGATAAAATCATTGTCAGCAGGCTCATCGGTATATTCAATGCTTTCAAATTTATGCCATGTCGGGTCGACCCTGAAATCTATGATGTCGGTAAATATTTCC
This genomic window contains:
- a CDS encoding PQQ-binding-like beta-propeller repeat protein, producing MMTKVIKAALLFTLLLMACKKKDAVTPPPANTSTPNAQHASVLTQHNNNTRAGLNNQETALNTGNVNTTKFGRLFNLNVDDDVYTQPLVYGNLSIGGSLHNVVFIATVNNTVYAFDADNGKLYWKTNYTQAGMNPPNITQMNSAWCNPYYGFGFHIGITGTPVIDSTAKTIYFVAKSFSGKNFYQYLHAVDLTNGSEKPGSPVLITGSVPGKGDGSVNNTVSFDPLRANQRQALTLVNGTVYVTYASHCDWNPYHGWIFGYNAQSLQLKTIYNNTPDGEAGGLWESGQGPAADDQGNLYEVSGNGTVGNDAYTASINGTDPGTSNTNPADLKNRGESATKLSPAGTGMQVSSFFTPSSYFDMDLNDLDYGVMGAMLIPNSNYFLTGAKDGNLYLLNKDNMGGYSSTLNAVQQTIPLNVALHCQPAYYKGPTGEFVYVWAENDRLRAMPFNAATGTFSNNHMVATIAGPTGEMGAFLSVSSNGQTTGTGVVWAYYTAPEDNYQGHLAAFDAADVSKELWDSSRNPADIPGTFAKFSTLTIVNGHLYVPTLSKMVVVYGLK